A window of the Pyrodictium abyssi genome harbors these coding sequences:
- a CDS encoding indole-3-glycerol-phosphate synthase translates to MERLPRGFLAEAYRWSRKRTELLASPPRPTSLRQAVERAVGQEKRPALIIEYKRCSPRGFVAYHTPWSYLEATLPVADAYSVLVEPYWFCGSLELVAFFAQHRPVVAKDFPSSRAQLEQYQRAGASAALLILDMLGWKQLDTLYQEARSLGLEALIETHRAEDAVEAMNSYPEALVGINARNLETLEISYQRLLEETARAAARKPSSALLVAESSIDSAEKAARLAEAGADALLIGTWAMKRTGELCSLPERLKGTKG, encoded by the coding sequence ATGGAGCGCCTCCCGCGTGGGTTCCTAGCAGAGGCCTACAGGTGGAGCAGGAAGCGCACAGAACTACTAGCCTCGCCCCCTAGGCCCACGAGCCTCCGCCAAGCAGTAGAGCGCGCCGTAGGGCAGGAGAAGAGGCCAGCACTGATAATCGAGTACAAGCGGTGCAGCCCCCGAGGCTTCGTAGCCTACCATACGCCCTGGAGCTACCTGGAAGCGACACTACCCGTTGCGGACGCCTACTCGGTGCTAGTGGAGCCCTACTGGTTCTGCGGCAGCCTAGAGCTAGTAGCCTTCTTCGCCCAGCACCGCCCCGTAGTAGCCAAGGATTTCCCCTCGTCGCGGGCCCAGCTAGAGCAGTACCAGCGCGCCGGCGCCTCAGCAGCACTCCTCATACTCGACATGCTTGGCTGGAAGCAGCTCGACACGCTCTACCAGGAGGCGAGAAGCCTAGGCCTAGAAGCGCTCATAGAGACCCACCGGGCAGAAGACGCGGTCGAGGCAATGAACAGCTACCCCGAGGCACTAGTCGGTATAAACGCGCGGAACCTCGAGACCCTAGAGATAAGCTACCAGCGCCTCCTCGAAGAAACAGCCAGGGCAGCAGCCCGGAAACCCTCCAGCGCGCTCCTCGTGGCAGAGAGCAGCATAGACAGCGCCGAAAAGGCGGCTAGACTCGCAGAGGCGGGTGCAGATGCGCTACTAATAGGGACATGGGCCATGAAGAGGACGGGAGAGCTATGTAGCCTCCCAGAGAGGTTGAAGGGGACAAAGGGCTAG
- a CDS encoding aminodeoxychorismate/anthranilate synthase component II, with protein MAYDTLVLIIDNYDSFVYNLVHVLAEQGARSIVVRNDEITVSGVERINPDRIIISPGPGNPLVKRDVGISIELVRRLGPRIPILGVCMGHQVVGVAYGAKIRRARRIMHGKLDEIEHYGGRLYHGVPRVFTAVRYHSLVVYDPPVHLEVTARSRSDGEIMGLRHVEYPVHGVQFHPESVASPTGPRILRNFLDNPW; from the coding sequence ATGGCCTACGACACGCTCGTACTCATAATAGACAACTACGACAGCTTCGTCTACAACCTAGTACACGTCCTCGCGGAGCAGGGCGCGCGCAGCATAGTGGTGAGGAACGACGAGATAACAGTCTCCGGCGTCGAGAGGATAAACCCGGACCGGATCATAATATCGCCGGGCCCGGGCAACCCGCTGGTAAAACGCGACGTAGGCATCTCGATAGAGCTGGTGCGCCGCCTAGGCCCCAGGATCCCGATACTAGGCGTATGCATGGGCCACCAGGTGGTCGGGGTAGCCTACGGAGCCAAGATACGCCGCGCCCGCCGGATAATGCACGGCAAGCTAGACGAGATAGAGCACTACGGCGGCCGGCTCTACCACGGCGTGCCCCGGGTCTTCACAGCAGTGAGGTACCACAGCCTAGTCGTCTACGATCCGCCAGTGCACCTAGAGGTCACAGCCCGGAGCCGGAGCGACGGCGAGATAATGGGGCTAAGGCACGTCGAATACCCCGTCCACGGTGTGCAGTTCCACCCCGAGAGCGTGGCCTCGCCAACCGGGCCCAGGATACTACGCAACTTCCTAGACAACCCATGGTGA
- a CDS encoding anthranilate synthase component I family protein encodes MQLADSMWQDCRRIPISRAPEPRRLAAWAEEHTGYVALLESGTGPSEKARYTIVAYGARRVVEERNPLEAYDALRRLASGECTSIPCRDMVFGVVGYEAVAATEPWLAPMLKQHTWPVVAVFQPETLVVYDNARGHATVCPGDAETGERGVDGWAVARGPVEETPRSTFEAWVREAIELLARGEFLQVVLSRFERYEYKEEPIALYSRLADGNPSPYMFYMRLGERWIAGSSPELLVRMENGRLETHPIAGTRPRGKTPEEDLALEEELLHDEKEQAEHLMLVDLARNDLGRYAAPGTVRVTRFMDVEKYSAVQHIVSRVEAVAQPGVDYATVLAAVNPAGTVSGAPKPRAMETIARLEDSPRGPYAGAAGVYAGYAGETAIVIRSIWSIDDSTVETRAGAGIVYDSSPEREYMETRHKLAAIRRALGVEG; translated from the coding sequence GTGCAGCTAGCAGACTCCATGTGGCAGGACTGCCGCCGCATACCCATCTCGAGGGCGCCAGAGCCCCGCCGCCTCGCAGCATGGGCAGAGGAGCACACAGGGTACGTCGCGCTCCTTGAGAGCGGTACCGGGCCCAGCGAGAAAGCCCGCTACACGATAGTGGCCTACGGCGCCCGCCGTGTCGTGGAGGAGCGCAACCCCCTGGAAGCCTACGACGCGTTACGCAGGCTCGCCAGCGGCGAGTGTACTAGCATACCGTGCCGGGACATGGTGTTCGGCGTCGTCGGCTACGAGGCGGTGGCGGCTACCGAGCCCTGGCTAGCACCCATGCTGAAGCAGCACACGTGGCCCGTAGTGGCGGTCTTCCAGCCCGAGACCCTTGTAGTCTACGACAACGCCCGGGGCCACGCCACGGTCTGCCCCGGCGACGCCGAGACGGGTGAACGCGGCGTAGACGGGTGGGCCGTGGCCCGCGGCCCGGTCGAGGAGACGCCGCGTAGCACGTTCGAGGCCTGGGTCCGGGAGGCGATAGAGCTTCTAGCGAGGGGCGAGTTCCTCCAGGTAGTGCTCTCCCGCTTCGAGCGCTACGAGTACAAGGAGGAGCCCATCGCGCTCTATAGCCGGCTCGCCGACGGCAACCCATCGCCCTACATGTTCTACATGAGGCTCGGGGAGCGCTGGATAGCCGGGTCTAGCCCAGAGCTCCTAGTGAGGATGGAGAACGGGCGGCTGGAAACACACCCGATAGCCGGCACGAGGCCCCGCGGCAAGACGCCGGAGGAGGACCTTGCGCTCGAGGAGGAGCTGCTCCACGACGAGAAGGAGCAGGCAGAGCACCTCATGCTAGTAGACCTGGCCCGCAACGACCTGGGCCGCTACGCGGCCCCCGGCACAGTGAGGGTCACAAGGTTCATGGACGTGGAGAAGTACAGCGCAGTACAGCACATAGTGAGCCGCGTAGAGGCGGTAGCGCAGCCCGGCGTAGACTACGCGACAGTCCTAGCAGCCGTCAACCCGGCGGGCACGGTCTCCGGCGCCCCGAAGCCACGCGCCATGGAGACTATTGCGCGCCTCGAGGACAGCCCCCGGGGCCCCTACGCTGGCGCGGCGGGAGTCTACGCTGGCTACGCTGGCGAGACAGCCATAGTGATAAGAAGCATATGGAGCATAGACGACTCGACGGTCGAGACACGGGCCGGCGCCGGCATAGTGTACGACTCCAGCCCCGAGCGCGAGTACATGGAGACGAGGCACAAGCTTGCAGCGATACGCCGCGCCCTAGGCGTGGAAGGATAG
- the trpD gene encoding anthranilate phosphoribosyltransferase, which yields MASTGIDLPRILEALLTGTGIGFDDAKKIAAAMLSGELDDTAIAAILVALRAYGETADIVAGFATALRDACEKVDTAGLDPVDTAGTGGDGSHTLNASTAAALVAASLGVPVLKHGNRSVSSRSGSADFLEALGYRIDHGPREAECMLRRAGFAFLYAPRYHPAMKRVMPVRRRLGIRTVFNLVGPLANPGGVRRQVLGVARPELLEVMASAGSMLGYERLLVVHGEPGIDEVSVSGRTTIYELNKGTLEKYTIEPEDLGLKRYSLKELRIETPEESVERFLAVARGGGRPSDRDFVAANAAAALYAAGRVKSLRDGAEAAVQALSEGRVAMLIDSLREACQQCCGQS from the coding sequence GTGGCATCCACGGGCATAGACCTGCCCAGGATACTAGAGGCTCTACTAACAGGGACTGGCATAGGCTTCGACGATGCCAAGAAGATAGCAGCGGCTATGCTGAGCGGTGAGCTAGACGATACAGCGATAGCAGCTATACTAGTGGCTCTCCGTGCCTACGGGGAGACAGCAGACATAGTAGCAGGCTTCGCCACAGCGCTCCGCGATGCATGCGAAAAGGTGGACACTGCTGGCCTAGACCCGGTCGACACGGCTGGCACCGGCGGCGACGGCTCGCACACCCTGAACGCCTCGACCGCGGCAGCGCTGGTAGCAGCGAGCCTCGGAGTCCCTGTCCTAAAGCACGGCAACCGGAGCGTAAGCAGCCGTAGCGGAAGCGCGGACTTCCTCGAAGCGCTGGGCTACAGGATAGACCATGGCCCACGCGAGGCAGAGTGTATGCTGAGGCGCGCGGGCTTCGCCTTCCTCTACGCGCCCCGCTACCACCCGGCAATGAAGAGGGTTATGCCGGTTCGCCGCCGGCTCGGCATAAGGACAGTGTTCAACCTCGTCGGCCCCCTCGCGAACCCGGGCGGCGTCCGCCGCCAGGTGCTCGGCGTAGCACGGCCAGAACTACTCGAGGTCATGGCCTCAGCGGGCAGTATGCTTGGCTACGAGAGGCTCCTAGTAGTCCACGGCGAGCCGGGGATAGACGAGGTGAGCGTATCCGGTAGGACCACTATATACGAGCTAAACAAGGGCACCCTAGAGAAGTACACGATAGAGCCAGAGGACCTGGGCCTGAAGCGGTACAGCCTCAAGGAGCTCCGGATAGAGACGCCAGAGGAGAGCGTCGAGCGGTTCCTAGCAGTAGCCCGCGGCGGTGGGAGGCCTAGCGACCGCGACTTCGTAGCGGCCAACGCCGCGGCTGCCCTCTACGCTGCGGGCCGGGTGAAGAGTCTACGCGACGGAGCCGAGGCAGCGGTGCAGGCGCTCAGCGAGGGCAGGGTAGCCATGCTCATAGACAGCCTCCGCGAGGCATGCCAGCAATGCTGCGGCCAAAGCTGA
- a CDS encoding TrpB-like pyridoxal phosphate-dependent enzyme translates to MVDVPRYWYNIVADLPVPLPPLLDPLEDEDSRIALLVKILPSRLIDEEYTLSRLIPIPERVREAYRKAGRPTPLIRAEGLEKAIGVHGRARIYYKYEGVLPTGSHKLNTAVPQVYYALLDGAEEVATETGAGQWGLAVSMAAAMLGLKATVFMTRSSYEKKKPRRIAMQALGATVHPSPSTVTEAGRRALRERPDHPGSLGLAITEAIEYVLENPRRRYVAGSVLESVVTHQTVIGQELLQQLPEEPDYMIACVGGGSNMAGFTYPALGMRLRGEGFDKTQFIAAESTAAPRLSKGTYRYDGLDTGLVLPLARMYSLGKDYVPPPIHAAGLRYHGAAPSLSLLRKLGLVEAAAYSQEEVFEAARIFARAEAILPAPESTHAIKAAIDVARRAEPGSVIVFNLSGHGLMDIDAYEKISSRIVDGQVPEPANARR, encoded by the coding sequence ATGGTGGATGTGCCCCGCTACTGGTACAACATAGTAGCCGACCTGCCCGTACCGCTGCCGCCGCTCCTAGACCCCCTGGAGGACGAGGACTCGAGGATAGCGCTGCTTGTCAAGATACTGCCGTCCAGGCTGATAGACGAGGAGTATACGCTCAGCCGGCTCATACCGATACCCGAGCGCGTCCGCGAAGCCTACAGGAAGGCTGGCCGGCCTACCCCGCTCATACGCGCTGAGGGCCTTGAGAAGGCGATCGGCGTCCACGGTAGGGCACGGATATACTACAAGTACGAGGGCGTGCTGCCCACGGGCAGCCATAAGCTCAACACGGCTGTGCCACAGGTCTACTATGCCCTCCTCGACGGCGCCGAGGAGGTGGCCACCGAGACTGGGGCAGGCCAGTGGGGCCTCGCGGTGTCTATGGCTGCGGCGATGCTTGGCCTCAAGGCTACAGTGTTCATGACGAGGAGCAGCTACGAGAAGAAGAAGCCCCGCCGCATAGCCATGCAGGCGCTAGGCGCCACGGTGCACCCCAGCCCCAGCACAGTGACGGAGGCCGGCCGGCGGGCGCTACGGGAGCGCCCCGACCACCCTGGCAGCCTAGGCCTAGCAATAACGGAGGCTATTGAGTACGTCCTCGAGAACCCCCGGCGCCGCTACGTCGCCGGCTCTGTGCTCGAGAGCGTGGTCACGCACCAGACAGTGATAGGCCAGGAGCTCCTCCAGCAGCTCCCCGAGGAGCCAGACTACATGATAGCATGCGTCGGCGGCGGCAGCAACATGGCCGGGTTCACCTACCCGGCGCTGGGCATGCGGCTACGCGGCGAAGGCTTCGACAAGACACAGTTCATAGCGGCAGAGTCCACTGCAGCACCCCGGCTCAGCAAGGGCACATACCGCTACGACGGCCTCGACACGGGGCTAGTACTCCCCCTGGCTAGGATGTACAGCCTCGGCAAGGACTACGTGCCGCCGCCTATCCACGCTGCCGGGCTCCGCTACCACGGCGCAGCCCCGAGCCTATCGCTCCTAAGGAAGCTAGGCCTGGTAGAAGCAGCGGCCTACAGCCAAGAGGAGGTCTTCGAGGCAGCCCGTATCTTCGCCCGGGCGGAGGCCATACTCCCGGCGCCGGAGAGCACCCACGCAATAAAGGCGGCCATCGATGTTGCTCGCCGCGCCGAGCCAGGCTCTGTCATAGTTTTCAATCTGAGCGGCCACGGGCTAATGGACATTGACGCCTACGAGAAGATTAGCTCAAGGATAGTCGACGGCCAGGTGCCCGAGCCGGCTAACGCAAGGAGGTGA
- the trpA gene encoding tryptophan synthase subunit alpha, with the protein MELSRPGFSVYLTIGFPEPARFSQILGSLSSCVDFYELGLPTARPKYDGPTVRASHRRVVAAGLRGVETLKLLEKTGIDKPFTLMAYMEDYVDSLRGLLEAAASVGAGCVLLPDLAFDYPEMLDKYVEESERAGLRPCFFASSRFPHSWLQRYAALDPLYIYLGLQPATGVELPIAVEKNVKLARMLVGSRYLLTGFAIRRPETAAALIRSGADAVVVGSAILRLIEEKGVDEARSLACSIHQAVHSAKTSHGEG; encoded by the coding sequence ATGGAGTTAAGCCGGCCGGGGTTCAGCGTATACCTCACCATAGGGTTCCCCGAGCCGGCCCGGTTCTCCCAGATCCTCGGGAGCCTCTCCAGCTGTGTAGACTTCTACGAGCTGGGGCTGCCAACGGCGAGGCCAAAGTACGACGGGCCGACGGTGCGTGCTAGCCACCGCCGCGTAGTCGCAGCAGGGCTACGGGGCGTCGAGACGCTAAAGCTCCTAGAGAAGACGGGCATAGACAAGCCGTTCACCCTGATGGCCTACATGGAGGACTACGTGGACAGCCTCCGCGGGCTGCTCGAGGCGGCAGCCTCTGTGGGCGCTGGCTGCGTACTGCTACCCGACTTGGCTTTCGACTACCCAGAGATGCTCGACAAGTATGTGGAGGAGAGCGAGCGGGCCGGGCTAAGGCCCTGCTTCTTTGCCTCCAGCAGGTTCCCCCACAGCTGGCTCCAGCGCTACGCTGCGCTAGACCCTCTCTACATCTACCTAGGCCTACAGCCAGCCACAGGAGTCGAGCTGCCGATAGCAGTGGAGAAGAACGTCAAGCTAGCCAGAATGCTGGTCGGCAGCCGGTACCTGCTCACAGGGTTCGCGATACGCCGGCCCGAGACAGCAGCAGCGTTGATCCGTAGCGGCGCTGACGCGGTGGTAGTCGGCTCGGCGATCCTACGGCTCATAGAGGAGAAAGGCGTCGACGAAGCCAGGAGCCTGGCCTGCAGCATCCACCAGGCCGTACACTCTGCGAAGACAAGCCACGGCGAGGGGTGA
- the lpdA gene encoding dihydrolipoyl dehydrogenase, translating to MTETRRYDVVVIGGGPGGYPAAVHAAQRGLRVALVEARALGGECTNYGCIPTKALRRIALAASIASSVGRVEIDHGKLIREAMSVVEKIRSGIEQLLEGYGVEIIHARARLRPGRLVEASGAVLEAGRIVLAPGTEPWSPPGLEPDGNRVHDNRSFLGLEELPGRLLIVGGGPIGVEYADIMARLGVEVSLVELMPRLLPGMDRDLSLAARRLLRGLGVRVYTSARIARLERGRDHVEAVLENGEKIEADAVLVATGRRPATRGIGLEEAGVELDERGYIKVDERMATSVPGVYAAGDAAGPPLLAHKAVAQSIVAGVNAAGGSAVYRPKAVPMVVYMEPELAQVGYTLEEARKAGLDAAEARIRLGGVASAVMEGSEAGLVKIVYDKRSLKVLGLAAAAPRASEFVAEATLAVEKGVTLEELASVVHPHPSVSEALREAAEMALGRPTHYLLRGKRAR from the coding sequence TTGACAGAAACACGACGCTACGACGTGGTCGTTATCGGTGGTGGCCCAGGCGGGTACCCGGCAGCGGTCCACGCTGCGCAGAGGGGGCTTCGTGTAGCCCTCGTAGAGGCACGCGCTCTGGGCGGCGAGTGCACGAACTACGGCTGTATACCGACTAAGGCTCTACGCCGCATAGCGCTCGCAGCGAGCATAGCCTCCTCCGTGGGTAGGGTGGAGATAGACCACGGGAAGCTGATCCGCGAAGCCATGAGTGTTGTCGAGAAGATACGGTCTGGGATAGAGCAGCTCCTAGAGGGCTACGGCGTGGAGATAATCCATGCGAGGGCTCGGCTCCGCCCAGGTAGGCTCGTGGAAGCCAGCGGCGCGGTCCTAGAGGCTGGCAGGATAGTGCTGGCGCCTGGCACGGAGCCCTGGTCGCCTCCAGGCCTAGAGCCTGACGGGAACCGGGTGCACGACAACCGCAGCTTCCTAGGGCTGGAAGAGCTCCCCGGTAGGCTCCTCATAGTGGGCGGTGGGCCTATCGGCGTCGAGTACGCGGATATAATGGCCAGGCTCGGCGTCGAGGTTAGCCTCGTCGAGCTCATGCCCCGGCTACTACCCGGCATGGACCGCGACCTCTCCCTTGCTGCCCGGAGGCTGCTCCGCGGCCTCGGCGTCAGGGTGTACACTTCGGCCCGGATAGCCCGGCTAGAGCGCGGCAGAGACCACGTGGAGGCGGTGCTGGAGAACGGGGAGAAGATAGAGGCTGACGCGGTGCTCGTGGCCACAGGGCGCCGCCCCGCGACCCGGGGGATAGGCCTGGAGGAGGCTGGCGTAGAGCTCGACGAGAGGGGCTACATAAAGGTAGACGAGCGCATGGCCACTAGTGTACCCGGTGTCTACGCGGCGGGCGATGCGGCTGGGCCGCCGCTCCTCGCGCACAAGGCCGTGGCTCAGTCCATCGTTGCGGGTGTCAACGCTGCGGGCGGTAGCGCGGTGTACAGGCCGAAGGCGGTGCCCATGGTGGTCTACATGGAGCCAGAGCTAGCCCAGGTAGGCTATACGCTCGAAGAAGCCCGCAAAGCGGGCCTAGACGCTGCCGAGGCCCGGATAAGGCTGGGCGGCGTAGCCTCAGCGGTCATGGAGGGCTCCGAGGCGGGGCTCGTCAAGATAGTATACGACAAGCGTAGCCTCAAGGTACTCGGCTTAGCCGCTGCGGCGCCGCGCGCCTCCGAGTTCGTAGCCGAGGCCACCCTCGCGGTGGAGAAGGGCGTCACCCTAGAGGAGCTTGCCAGCGTGGTGCACCCGCATCCGTCCGTCAGCGAGGCGCTGCGAGAGGCCGCGGAGATGGCTCTCGGCAGGCCTACACACTACCTGCTCCGGGGCAAGCGCGCCCGGTAA
- a CDS encoding alanyl-tRNA editing protein, which produces MECAGSYPVEVRTHTALHVLKGAVVKVLGPGARWTASTYVDGSHGRLTVKFDRKPSPEEIRRIEEEANRVVREDLPVEVVVLPRRAAEEKYGDLIYDLFPVPDHVTELSIVIIRDRSGELWNINACNKQHTASTGCIGRIQVGKPRFRRSKQLLEIPFDIEPDG; this is translated from the coding sequence ATGGAGTGTGCAGGCTCCTACCCTGTGGAGGTCCGTACACATACTGCTCTCCACGTGTTGAAGGGCGCTGTCGTGAAAGTCCTGGGGCCTGGGGCCCGGTGGACAGCCTCCACCTACGTGGACGGTAGCCACGGGAGGCTGACTGTGAAGTTCGACCGTAAACCGAGCCCCGAGGAGATTAGGCGCATCGAAGAAGAGGCAAACCGGGTTGTCAGAGAAGACCTCCCAGTAGAGGTGGTTGTGCTACCCCGCCGTGCCGCTGAGGAGAAGTATGGAGACCTCATCTACGACCTATTCCCCGTCCCAGACCACGTCACGGAACTCTCGATAGTCATTATCCGGGATAGGAGTGGAGAATTATGGAACATTAACGCGTGCAACAAGCAGCACACTGCCAGCACCGGGTGCATCGGCCGCATCCAGGTCGGTAAGCCCCGGTTTCGCCGCAGTAAACAACTCCTGGAGATACCGTTCGACATAGAGCCCGACGGGTAG
- a CDS encoding type I 3-dehydroquinate dehydratase has protein sequence MQQAVASRLLDRVACIPEPAPPSQLAEAVAREGCRVVELRLDLLGYGLSEAQRAVEELSSRGIRAIATLRDSREGGRYSGPDREKLDTLLSLLDHGAWLIDVEYRFSLLDEALQAARGRVIVSMHDFRWTPPPEVLYSYAGDMIRRGAAVVKVVTTAKTLEDNWKVLGINSRWPGRAAAFAMGRLGRLSRILAPLMGGALTYASLGEPVAPGQLTLRELLQAWRLMGVLE, from the coding sequence TTGCAGCAAGCAGTGGCCAGTAGGCTACTCGACCGGGTCGCCTGCATACCGGAACCAGCTCCGCCAAGCCAGCTAGCAGAGGCAGTAGCCCGGGAGGGCTGCCGAGTAGTAGAGCTGAGGCTGGATCTGCTAGGCTACGGCCTCAGCGAGGCCCAGCGTGCCGTAGAAGAGCTGTCTAGCCGGGGTATCCGCGCTATAGCCACGCTCCGCGATAGCCGCGAGGGCGGCCGCTACAGTGGCCCCGACAGGGAGAAGCTGGACACACTACTATCCCTGCTAGACCATGGGGCTTGGCTGATAGATGTCGAGTACCGCTTTAGCCTCCTCGACGAGGCGCTCCAGGCCGCCAGGGGCCGCGTGATAGTATCCATGCACGACTTCCGCTGGACGCCGCCACCCGAGGTGCTCTACAGCTACGCGGGCGACATGATACGCCGCGGCGCAGCGGTAGTAAAGGTAGTTACGACCGCTAAAACCCTGGAGGATAACTGGAAGGTGCTCGGCATAAACTCCCGGTGGCCGGGCCGGGCGGCAGCCTTCGCTATGGGGCGGCTAGGCAGGCTATCCCGGATACTAGCCCCGCTGATGGGCGGTGCCCTGACCTACGCTAGCCTAGGCGAGCCCGTAGCCCCCGGCCAGCTAACGCTGAGAGAACTCCTCCAGGCATGGAGGCTCATGGGCGTGCTAGAATAG
- the aroB gene encoding 3-dehydroquinate synthase, translating to MSQEADRGCWIIQDSHDVAIIVGPGARRLIGRLALEYGPYSTIVVVADAGAPRAMLGDILAGIRDAGIPVYFTELPGGEKTKTLDTVVQLWSWMAKENVPRDALLVAYGGGAVSDTAGFVAATYMRGIDWATVPTTLLAMADAAVGGKTAVNLGAKNIVGVFHHPRIVVADIDHLGTLPHEEYVSGLAEIVKHAAIHGRDLLDWLRGNAEGLVKRNPETLTRAVKYSLDVKMSIVSRDYREKRGDRMILNLGHTVAHALEKATGYTMRHGYAVAIGLVVEGIAATMKLGAPREDIEEIRSLLSSIGLPTAPPSGLDPMETLEAIKLDKKRRGNRIVMPMLKEIGKPVLVSMGIEEALDLLAEAWRLAASSGQ from the coding sequence ATGAGTCAGGAAGCGGACCGTGGCTGCTGGATAATCCAGGACAGCCACGACGTAGCCATAATCGTTGGCCCGGGCGCCCGCCGCCTCATAGGCAGGCTAGCGCTCGAGTACGGCCCCTACTCCACGATAGTAGTCGTCGCTGACGCGGGCGCGCCCCGCGCTATGCTCGGCGACATACTAGCAGGTATCCGCGATGCAGGCATCCCGGTCTACTTCACCGAGCTCCCGGGCGGCGAGAAGACCAAGACACTCGACACAGTAGTCCAGCTGTGGAGCTGGATGGCTAAGGAGAACGTGCCCCGTGACGCACTCCTAGTAGCCTACGGCGGTGGCGCGGTCTCAGACACAGCTGGCTTCGTGGCAGCCACCTACATGAGGGGGATAGACTGGGCCACAGTCCCGACAACGCTCCTAGCTATGGCGGACGCGGCTGTTGGGGGCAAGACAGCGGTAAACCTCGGCGCGAAGAACATTGTAGGAGTCTTCCACCACCCCAGGATAGTCGTGGCAGACATAGACCACCTGGGAACGCTTCCACACGAAGAGTACGTCTCTGGCCTCGCTGAGATAGTCAAGCACGCGGCTATACACGGGCGCGACCTCCTAGACTGGCTCCGCGGCAACGCGGAGGGGCTCGTTAAGCGGAACCCCGAGACGCTAACGAGGGCTGTGAAGTACAGCCTAGACGTGAAGATGAGCATAGTCTCTAGGGATTACCGCGAGAAGCGTGGCGACAGGATGATACTCAACCTCGGTCACACGGTAGCTCATGCACTAGAAAAGGCGACGGGATACACAATGAGACACGGCTACGCGGTAGCAATAGGCCTAGTAGTCGAGGGGATAGCAGCCACAATGAAGCTTGGCGCGCCTAGGGAGGACATAGAGGAGATACGCTCGCTGCTCTCCTCAATAGGCTTGCCGACAGCGCCGCCGTCAGGGCTAGACCCCATGGAGACATTGGAGGCGATAAAGCTAGACAAGAAGAGACGTGGCAACAGGATAGTTATGCCGATGCTGAAGGAGATAGGAAAGCCCGTATTGGTGTCAATGGGGATCGAGGAGGCGCTAGACCTTCTAGCCGAGGCGTGGCGCCTTGCAGCAAGCAGTGGCCAGTAG
- the aroF gene encoding 3-deoxy-7-phosphoheptulonate synthase, with amino-acid sequence MDCRRVLRESGEPIRFRVRGVEIGGETPVIIAGPCSIEDRDMIVETAEAIKRILVDKYGFRNVVIRGGAWKPRTSPYSFQGHGAKALEWLREAGDRTGLPVATEVMDPRDVKTAAEYVDIMWVGARNMQNTPLLRELARAGKPVLLKRHFGATINEWLCSAEYLLAGGLEEVALVERGTRGFNEYARFSLDITVVPVVREVSRLPIIVDVSHPAGRRSLVPWLARAALAAGAHGVMMEVHPNPDKALSDSKQQLPFKMFEELVDQLRGAGLI; translated from the coding sequence ATGGACTGTAGGCGTGTCCTCCGCGAGAGCGGCGAGCCCATACGCTTCCGCGTACGCGGGGTCGAGATAGGCGGCGAAACACCCGTGATAATAGCGGGCCCCTGCAGCATAGAAGACAGAGACATGATAGTGGAGACAGCCGAGGCGATAAAGAGGATACTCGTTGACAAGTACGGCTTCCGCAACGTGGTGATACGGGGCGGCGCATGGAAGCCGCGCACTAGCCCCTACAGCTTCCAGGGCCACGGAGCCAAGGCCCTTGAATGGCTACGGGAAGCCGGCGACCGGACGGGACTACCGGTAGCCACCGAGGTCATGGACCCACGCGACGTGAAGACGGCGGCAGAGTACGTAGACATAATGTGGGTCGGCGCGCGCAACATGCAGAACACCCCGCTCCTCCGCGAGCTAGCCCGGGCGGGCAAACCAGTGCTCCTCAAGAGACACTTCGGAGCAACGATAAACGAGTGGCTCTGCAGCGCCGAGTACCTACTAGCTGGCGGGCTGGAGGAGGTCGCCCTGGTGGAGAGGGGGACCAGGGGCTTCAACGAGTACGCCCGCTTCAGCCTAGACATAACAGTGGTGCCGGTGGTCAGGGAGGTGTCAAGGCTGCCGATAATAGTGGACGTGAGCCACCCAGCGGGCCGCCGCAGCCTAGTGCCATGGCTAGCCCGCGCAGCCCTAGCAGCAGGCGCTCACGGGGTAATGATGGAGGTCCACCCTAACCCCGACAAGGCGCTCAGCGACTCTAAGCAGCAGCTACCGTTTAAGATGTTCGAGGAACTTGTAGACCAGCTACGGGGAGCTGGGCTAATATGA